A genomic segment from Danio aesculapii chromosome 17, fDanAes4.1, whole genome shotgun sequence encodes:
- the LOC130244152 gene encoding leucine-rich repeat-containing protein 74A, protein MKTTDSSVHSLSLDSLSLTENEHPHDVHLEDADDTESLGDLMDRLSGAGFRRTTTVSGVKLIRKDLSTEELYLQACKLVGVIPVRYFIRNLGCATINLNHHGLGPLGGKALAIALVTDMHTTTLELADNCLRAEGATHLMEMLRANFTIHNLDLSDNQLQSAGAESVAKMLLENISIKSLKLSGNKFTEDDAKWFADALSSNYRVKELDLSHNEFSGRGGEHLGQMIANNDGLEVLDLSWNHLRMKGAVAFCAGLKVNTTLKHLDLSWNGFGNEGALALGEALKFNNTLQHLDLNNNRITDEGAGMLSKGLEANDTLRVLQLAYNSLTVEGALTLINTIKNTPKSAIEDINICNVLVNENFVQLLDLTCQERPSLEVQYGGVGGFIAKKPRKRIDPMKIIQDYLDQRKLRLWDFFRNIDKDGTMRVPVVDFRKAVQQSSIPLERFQIEELIQRLDRDRTGVVDYRGLADTRKQMMRDHRRQLRKVESRQKKEKQKSERILKTFESAVEAVTPRSSMIIISPKEDSSGPQPFSATPLSSWHHIVMSTSSRYSDHNMSSEHVHLPMIGNPPSSPGMRSYSQPNLFASMPKTTSSKPASAQGIHSTSNPSVTSSKLSPIANLTRSRPALHTEPSGRARAKGKKKKKTKKTKEKI, encoded by the exons ATGAAGACTACAGACAGCAGTGTTCACAGTCTGTCTCTGGATTCCCTCAGTCTGACCGAGAATGAACATCCACATGACGTCCATCTGGAGGATGCAGACGACACCGAG TCTTTGGGAGATCTGATGGATCGCTTATCAGGAGCCGGTTTCAGGAGAACAACAACAG TATCAGGGGTGAAGCTGATCAGGAAGGATTTGTCGACTGAAGAATTGTACCTGCAGGCCTGTAAACTGGTTGGAGTCATTCCTGTCAGATACTTCATCAGAAACCTGGGCTGTGCCACCATTAACCTCAACCACCACGGGCTCGGCCCACTGGGAGGAAAAGCCCTAGCCATCGCTCTAGTG ACAGACATGCACACCACGACTCTGGAGCTGGCTGATAACTGTCTGCGGGCTGAAGGAGCGACACACCTGATGGAGATGCTGAGGGCCAACTTCACCATCCACAACCTG gaccTCTCAGACAATCAACTTCAGTCTGCTGGAGCCGAGAGTGTGGCTAAAATGCTCCTGGAAAACATTTCCATTAAATCCCTCAAACTCTCAG GCAATAAGTTTACTGAAGATGATGCCAAATGGTTTGCAGATGCTCTTTCG AGCAACTACAGGGTGAAGGAGCTGGATTTAAGCCACAATGAGTTCAGTGGCAGAGGTGGAGAACATCTGGGCCAGATGATCG CAAATAACGATGGTTTAGAGGTTCTTGATCTGAGCTGGAATCACCTGCGGATGAAAGGAGCCGTCGCTTTCTGTGCGGGACTGAAG GTGAACACGACTCTGAAACACCTGGATCTGTCGTGGAATGGCTTTGGAAATGAAGGGGCTCTGGCACTGGGGGAAGCGCTGAAGTTCAACAACACACTGCAGCATCTGGACCTCAATAACAACCGGATCACAGATGAAGGAGCCGGCATGCTGAGCAAAGGCCTGGAGGCCAACGACACACTGCGGGTACTGCAG CTGGCGTATAACTCACTGACGGTGGAAGGAGCTCTCACTTTAATCAACACGATCAAAAACACACCAAAATCCGCCATCGAGGACATCAACATATGT AACGTGCTGGTGAACGAGAACTTTGTGCAGCTCCTGGATCTGACCTGTCAGGAGCGTCCCAGTCTGGAGGTGCAGTATGGAGGCGTCGGCGGGTTCATCGCCAAGAAGCCTCGAAAACGCATCGACCCCATGAAGATCATTCAG GATTACCTCGATCAGAGAAAGCTCCGTCTGTGGGACTTCTTCAGAAACATCGACAAGGACGGGACGATGCGTGTTCCTGTGGTCGACTTCAGAAAAGCAGTTCAG CAATCCAGCATCCCGCTGGAGAGATTTCAGATCGAGGAGCTGATTCAGAGGCTGGACAGAGATCGGACAGGTGTGGTGGACTACAG AGGCCTGGCAGACACTAGGAAGCAGATGATGCGGGACCACCGGCGGCAGCTTCGTAAGGTGGAGTCTCGGCAGAAGAAGGAGAAGCAGAAGAGCGAGCGGATCCTGAAGACCTTCGAGAGCGCGGTGGAGGCCGTGACCCCGCGCAGCTCCATGATCATCATCTCGCCCAAAGAGGACTCCAGCGGCCCGCAGCCCTTCTCCGCTACACCGCTCAGCTCCTGGCACCACATAGTCATGTCCACCAGCAGCCGCTACTCCGACCACAACATGAGCAGCGAACACGTGCACCTCCCCATGATCGGGAATCCTCCGAGCTCGCCGGGAATGAGGTCGTATTCACAGCCAAACCTGTTTGCTAGTATGCCCAAAACAACCTCCAGCAAACCGGCCTCTGCGCAGGGCATCCACTCCACCTCCAACCCCAGCGTGACCAGCAGCAAACTCAGCCCCATCGCCAACCTGACCCGCTCCAGGCCCGCACTGCACACCGAACCCAGCGGGAGAGCCAGAGCTAAgggcaagaagaagaagaagaccaAGAAAACTAAGGAGAAGATTTAA